A portion of the Streptomyces sp. NBC_00376 genome contains these proteins:
- a CDS encoding nucleotide sugar dehydrogenase, translated as MPADLAVIGLGHLGLPLAQAAVAAGVQTVGYDTDPRAYTELSAGRTPVEGSLTASEIRRMLSGGFRPTTNPAELGRVRTAVICAPAPLGADRTIDLTAVGDAARALAARLRPHTTVLLESAVPPGTTENYLLPLLEEGSGLRAGRDFHLACSPSRLDPGNRTHVYANTPKVIGGLTPACTESAAAFYGRLTDKVVRARGPREAEMTKVLETNFRHVNIALVNEMAVLCHDLGVDLWDVIRCAETKPFGFQPFRPGPGVGGHGAPVDPGYLPYNSRTPGHPLRMVSLAQEINGRMPQYVIQRCATLLNEHGKSVRGARVLLLGVTYKPDLADQEGSPAREIATRLMDMGAQIGYHDPHVLDWRVRELPVPRADSLYEAASSADLTVLLQHHRTYDLQGLAVKAQLLLDTRGATPAGAAHRL; from the coding sequence ATGCCCGCAGACCTCGCAGTCATCGGACTCGGCCACCTCGGCCTGCCGCTCGCCCAGGCCGCCGTGGCCGCGGGCGTGCAGACCGTCGGCTACGACACCGACCCACGCGCCTACACGGAACTCTCCGCGGGCCGCACCCCCGTCGAGGGATCGCTCACCGCCTCGGAGATCCGCCGGATGCTCTCGGGGGGCTTCCGGCCCACCACCAACCCGGCCGAACTGGGCCGGGTCCGTACCGCGGTGATCTGCGCGCCCGCCCCCCTCGGCGCCGACCGCACCATCGACCTCACCGCCGTCGGCGACGCCGCCCGCGCACTCGCCGCCCGGCTGCGCCCGCACACCACCGTGCTGCTCGAATCGGCCGTACCGCCCGGCACCACCGAGAACTACCTGCTGCCGCTGCTCGAAGAGGGCTCGGGGCTGCGCGCCGGCCGCGACTTCCACCTGGCCTGCTCCCCCAGCCGCCTCGACCCCGGCAACCGGACCCACGTCTACGCCAACACCCCCAAGGTCATCGGCGGTCTCACCCCCGCCTGCACCGAATCCGCCGCCGCCTTCTACGGCCGGCTCACCGACAAGGTCGTCCGGGCGCGCGGACCGCGCGAGGCCGAGATGACCAAGGTCCTGGAGACCAACTTCCGGCACGTCAACATCGCCCTGGTCAACGAGATGGCGGTGCTCTGCCACGACCTCGGCGTCGACCTGTGGGACGTCATCCGCTGCGCCGAGACCAAGCCCTTCGGCTTCCAGCCGTTCCGCCCCGGCCCCGGCGTCGGCGGCCACGGCGCACCCGTCGACCCGGGCTACCTCCCGTACAACAGCCGCACCCCCGGCCACCCCCTGCGGATGGTCTCGCTCGCCCAGGAGATCAACGGCCGGATGCCGCAGTACGTGATCCAGCGCTGCGCCACCCTGCTGAACGAACACGGCAAGTCCGTCCGCGGCGCCCGGGTACTGCTGCTCGGGGTCACCTACAAGCCCGACCTCGCCGACCAGGAGGGCTCCCCCGCCCGGGAGATCGCGACCAGGCTGATGGACATGGGTGCCCAGATCGGCTACCACGACCCGCACGTCCTGGACTGGCGGGTACGCGAGCTCCCGGTCCCGCGCGCCGACTCGCTGTACGAGGCGGCGTCCAGCGCCGACCTCACGGTGCTGCTCCAGCACCACCGGACGTACGACCTCCAGGGCCTCGCCGTGAAGGCCCAGCTCCTCCTGGACACCCGGGGAGCGACCCCGGCGGGGGCCGCACACCGGCTTTAA